One stretch of Armigeres subalbatus isolate Guangzhou_Male chromosome 2, GZ_Asu_2, whole genome shotgun sequence DNA includes these proteins:
- the LOC134215323 gene encoding uncharacterized protein LOC134215323: MTKITLVTILVIGFVLATCEIVKGNPFSTAVRDNRRPARSPTSVNNDDMEKSETYWYGYQPRYYNIMNPYYNNDFIYRGFNQYNPYAYMQQPFYQNPYSYYF; encoded by the exons ATGACGAAG ATAACACTTGTAACTATACTGGTAATTGGGTTTGTTCTCGCTACATGCGAAATCGTTAAAGGAAATCCCTTTTCAACTGCTGTGCGAGATAACAGAAGGCCTGCAAGATCACCAACGTCCGTCAACAACGACGATATGGAAAAGTCTGAAACTTATTGGTATGGATATCAGCCTCGCTACTATAACATCATGAACCCGTACTACAACAACGACTTCATCTATCGGGGATTTAATCAGTACAACCCGTACGCATACATGCAGCAGCCATTTTATCAGAATCCTTattcttattatttttaa
- the LOC134215324 gene encoding uncharacterized protein LOC134215324 isoform X2, with amino-acid sequence MFKVSCLLVLVAVSVSAEPTLKKLLLKRLLLKHLQGPSLVAPIAYAEHPLSYVQSAPVSYSQPISFGHSAPAYLESGPGPEVFSSRHLSLPSSGSVVHEAPHVNFHSAPVPAATYGPPAVSFDAAPQLAVSHEAPVEQSYNFQPAPHPISCQSSHEPISFHSSQEPISFQPSQQPISFQPSQQPISFQSSQEPISFQSSQQPISFQSSHEPISFQGAQESIGLQASAQPISYDASVPLQQSKGIELTKRIFF; translated from the exons ATGTTTAAG GTGTCGTGTCTTCTGGTCCTGGTTGCTGTGAGTGTGTCCGCGGAACCGACTCTCAAGAAACTGCTGCTGAAACGCCTGTTGCTGAAACACCTTCAAGGTCCTTCTCTCGTTGCGCCCATTGCCTATGCCGAGCATCCTTTATCATATGTTCAGTCAGCTCCAGTTTCATATTCTCAGCCCATCAGTTTCGGTCACTCGGCTCCAGCGTACTTAGAATCTGGACCAGGTCCAGAAGTGTTTTCGAGTCGCCACCTGTCACTACCATCTTCAGGATCAG TAGTTCATGAAGCTCCGCATGTGAACTTTCACTCTGCTCCTGTGCCAGCTGCCACTTACGGGCCTCCTGCTGTTTCCTTCGATGCTGCACCCCAGCTTGCTGTCAGCCATGAAGCTCCAGTTGAACAGTCCTACAACTTCCAGCCAGCCCCTCATCCAATTTCCTGCCAGTCCTCTCACGAGCCCATCTCTTTCCACTCCTCTCAGGAGCCTATCTCATTCCAGCCCTCTCAACAGCCCATCTCATTCCAGCCCTCTCAACAGCCCATCTCATTCCAATCCTCTCAAGAGCCCATCTCGTTCCAGTCCTCTCAACAGCCCATCTCATTCCAATCCTCTCATGAGCCCATCTCATTCCAAGGAGCCCAAGAGTCCATCGGATTGCAGGCCTCAGCACAGCCCATCTCCTACGATGCCAGCGTTCCTCTGCAACAGTCTAAGGGAATCGAACTGACCAAGCGTATCTTTTTCTAG
- the LOC134215324 gene encoding uncharacterized protein LOC134215324 isoform X3: protein MFKVSCLLVLVAVSVSAEPTLKKLLLKRLLLKHLQGPSLVAPIAYAEHPLSYVQSAPVSYSQPISFGHSAPAYLESGPGPEVFSSRHLSLPSSGSVHEAPHVNFHSAPVPAATYGPPAVSFDAAPQLAVSHEAPVEQSYNFQPAPHPISCQSSHEPISFHSSQEPISFQPSQQPISFQPSQQPISFQSSQEPISFQSSQQPISFQSSHEPISFQGAQESIGLQASAQPISYDASVPLQQSKGIELTKRIFF from the exons ATGTTTAAG GTGTCGTGTCTTCTGGTCCTGGTTGCTGTGAGTGTGTCCGCGGAACCGACTCTCAAGAAACTGCTGCTGAAACGCCTGTTGCTGAAACACCTTCAAGGTCCTTCTCTCGTTGCGCCCATTGCCTATGCCGAGCATCCTTTATCATATGTTCAGTCAGCTCCAGTTTCATATTCTCAGCCCATCAGTTTCGGTCACTCGGCTCCAGCGTACTTAGAATCTGGACCAGGTCCAGAAGTGTTTTCGAGTCGCCACCTGTCACTACCATCTTCAGGATCAG TTCATGAAGCTCCGCATGTGAACTTTCACTCTGCTCCTGTGCCAGCTGCCACTTACGGGCCTCCTGCTGTTTCCTTCGATGCTGCACCCCAGCTTGCTGTCAGCCATGAAGCTCCAGTTGAACAGTCCTACAACTTCCAGCCAGCCCCTCATCCAATTTCCTGCCAGTCCTCTCACGAGCCCATCTCTTTCCACTCCTCTCAGGAGCCTATCTCATTCCAGCCCTCTCAACAGCCCATCTCATTCCAGCCCTCTCAACAGCCCATCTCATTCCAATCCTCTCAAGAGCCCATCTCGTTCCAGTCCTCTCAACAGCCCATCTCATTCCAATCCTCTCATGAGCCCATCTCATTCCAAGGAGCCCAAGAGTCCATCGGATTGCAGGCCTCAGCACAGCCCATCTCCTACGATGCCAGCGTTCCTCTGCAACAGTCTAAGGGAATCGAACTGACCAAGCGTATCTTTTTCTAG
- the LOC134215324 gene encoding uncharacterized protein LOC134215324 isoform X1 produces MFKVSCLLVLVAVSVSAEPTLKKLLLKRLLLKHLQGPSLVAPIAYAEHPLSYVQSAPVSYSQPISFGHSAPAYLESGPGPEVFSSRHLSLPSSGSAFVHHPEVVHEAPHVNFHSAPVPAATYGPPAVSFDAAPQLAVSHEAPVEQSYNFQPAPHPISCQSSHEPISFHSSQEPISFQPSQQPISFQPSQQPISFQSSQEPISFQSSQQPISFQSSHEPISFQGAQESIGLQASAQPISYDASVPLQQSKGIELTKRIFF; encoded by the exons ATGTTTAAG GTGTCGTGTCTTCTGGTCCTGGTTGCTGTGAGTGTGTCCGCGGAACCGACTCTCAAGAAACTGCTGCTGAAACGCCTGTTGCTGAAACACCTTCAAGGTCCTTCTCTCGTTGCGCCCATTGCCTATGCCGAGCATCCTTTATCATATGTTCAGTCAGCTCCAGTTTCATATTCTCAGCCCATCAGTTTCGGTCACTCGGCTCCAGCGTACTTAGAATCTGGACCAGGTCCAGAAGTGTTTTCGAGTCGCCACCTGTCACTACCATCTTCAGGATCAG CATTTGTGCATCATCCCGAAGTAGTTCATGAAGCTCCGCATGTGAACTTTCACTCTGCTCCTGTGCCAGCTGCCACTTACGGGCCTCCTGCTGTTTCCTTCGATGCTGCACCCCAGCTTGCTGTCAGCCATGAAGCTCCAGTTGAACAGTCCTACAACTTCCAGCCAGCCCCTCATCCAATTTCCTGCCAGTCCTCTCACGAGCCCATCTCTTTCCACTCCTCTCAGGAGCCTATCTCATTCCAGCCCTCTCAACAGCCCATCTCATTCCAGCCCTCTCAACAGCCCATCTCATTCCAATCCTCTCAAGAGCCCATCTCGTTCCAGTCCTCTCAACAGCCCATCTCATTCCAATCCTCTCATGAGCCCATCTCATTCCAAGGAGCCCAAGAGTCCATCGGATTGCAGGCCTCAGCACAGCCCATCTCCTACGATGCCAGCGTTCCTCTGCAACAGTCTAAGGGAATCGAACTGACCAAGCGTATCTTTTTCTAG
- the LOC134215325 gene encoding uncharacterized protein LOC134215325: protein MLFVAKTTLLVIVSLSVVLCYPQQLPPEEIQPDREVLEEIPKIFNTPAEIDIQPKSAPILAQDARLVKKDALMRSDRSAAYTYYYPGVYYYPPRYRWNPYYYYNYYYWWL, encoded by the exons ATGTTATTCGTGGCG AAAACCACTCTTCTGGTGATCGTTTCGCTTTCGGTCGTGTTGTGCTATCCCCAGCAACTGCCGCCAGAGGAAATTCAGCCAGATAGAGAAGTACTGGAAGAAATACCAAAGATATTCAACACTCCTGCCGAGATTGACATTCAACCAAAAAGTGCGCCAATTCTGGCCCAAGACGCCAGATTAGTGAAGAAAGATGCCTTGATGAGAAGTGACAGATCTGCCGCATACACTTACTACTACCCCGGAGTATATTACTATCCGCCCCGGTACCGTTGGAATCCATACTACTACTACAATTACTACTATTGGTGGCTATGa